A region of the Candidatus Methylomirabilota bacterium genome:
CACCGCCTGCTGGGACCTGGCCGCGCGCGCGGCGAACCAGCCGCTCTTCCGCTACCTCGGCGGGGCGCGCGCGCGCCTGCCCACCTACGCCTCGTCCGGTCTCTGGATCGACTACTCGGTGGGCCAGCTCCTCGCCGAGGCGGAGAAGTTCCAGGCCCAGGGCCATCGCGCCATGAAGATGCGTGTGGGCGGCCCCGACCCGCGCGTGGACGTGGAGCGCGCCCGGCTCCTGCGCGAGGCCATCGGCCCCGATGTCAAGCTCCTCGCCGACGTGAATCAGGGTTGGGACGAGCCGACCGCCATCCGCTGGGGCCGGGAGCTGGAAGCGGCCGCCGATCTCTACTGGCTGGAAGAGCCGGTGCCGTACGAGGACCTCGAAGGCTGCGCCCGCATCAGCGCCGCGCTCACCATGCGCATCGCCACCGGCGAGTCCGACTACGGGAGCCTCGGCATGAAACGTCACCTCGACGCGCGCGCCGCGGACGTGCTGATGCCCGATCTCCAGCGCATGGGCGGCGTCACGGAGTATCGGCGCGCCGGCGAGCTCTGCCGCGCGTACGGCCAGCCCGTGTCCTCGCACCTCTTCATGGAGGCTTCCTGCCACGTGCTCGCGGCCGCCCCCAACGCCCTCATCCTCGAGCACATGGACTGGTGGCAGCCACTTTTCACCGAGCCGCTTCGCATCGAGAACGGCGAGGTAGTTGTGCCGGAGCGCCCGGGCATCGGCGTGGAGCTGGACCCGAAGGCGCTGGCGCGCTTCAAGGCCTGAGCGTAGACTCTCCTCAAGGTCCGCAGTACCACCGGTTCCCCGGCAGAGGAGGCTCACATGCCGGTTCTCCGGATCTAGAGGCCCTCGAACGAAGCCCCCGCACGGTCGGGTCACGACCGGTGGGGGCTTCTCGCTTTCCAGGAGGTGCGCCATGAGCGTGATCGCGATATCCGAGAGCCTGGGCAGTCTGGGGATCGAGATCGGCCGCGCGGTGGCCGAGCGGCTCGGCTACGAGTTCGCCGAGCGCGACCTCATCAGCAAGGCGGCCGATCGGTATGGTGCCGATGTCACGCGCCTGAGCCATGCCGCCGAGGAGCGCCCGACGCTGCTCGAGCGCTTCAACGCCGAGCAGCATCGGTTCGCGCACTACGTCGACGCGACCGTTCACGAGATGGCGGCGCGCGACAACTTCGTGATCGTGGGGCTGGCGTCCACGTTGATCCTGGCGAATGCGCCCCACACGCTTCGCGTGCGCATCACCGCCGCCGAGCCCGTGCGGGCCGAGCGGCTCTCCCGCCAGCTCGGACTCGCTCCCGTTCAGGCCGTGGCCCGGGTGCACGAGTCCGACCGGGAGCGCTCGGGGCGCGTCCGGTTCCTCTATCACGTCCACTGGGAGGATCCGCTGCTCTACGACTTCGTCATGAACACCGAGCGGGCTGACATCGAGGAGTGCGCCCGGCTGCTGGAGCAGATGCTGACGCACGATCGCTTCCGCTCGACGGTCACCTCGCGGCGCGACATGACGGACCGGAGCCTGGTCGCGCAGTCCTACGCGGTGCTCCTGGCCGATCCGGTCACGCGGGAGCGGCGGCTCACCGTGCAGAGCGAGGACGCCGTGCTCAGCATCGGCGGCCGCGTGGAGGAATGGTCGGTGCGGAAGGCGGTGCAGCGGGCGCTCGGGATGATCCCCGGCGTGCGCGAGATTCGCTTCCTGACCCCCGCCGCGATCGACGGCGAGGGCGGCGGCGGGGACGCGGGGCAGAATCTCTACGGCGCCTCGCGGCGCTGGGGAGGCTTCGGCCCGACCGTGTGAGCGCGAGGGGCAGACTCGGCGCCTGGGTCCGTGTAATACTCGACGGGCCTGGGCGCTATGAGTCCCCAACAACGACTGGCGAAAGTCGCCCGCCTCATCCTGGCCGTCGCTGCATGTGCCCTGGTCTCCCTTCCCGTCGTCGGCGCGCAGCCCGCGTCGAAGGTCGCGCGACTCGGCTTTCTCTCGAGCGCGTCTCCCGCCGCGACGAGGCATTTCGTCGAAGCCCTG
Encoded here:
- a CDS encoding cytidylate kinase-like family protein, coding for MSVIAISESLGSLGIEIGRAVAERLGYEFAERDLISKAADRYGADVTRLSHAAEERPTLLERFNAEQHRFAHYVDATVHEMAARDNFVIVGLASTLILANAPHTLRVRITAAEPVRAERLSRQLGLAPVQAVARVHESDRERSGRVRFLYHVHWEDPLLYDFVMNTERADIEECARLLEQMLTHDRFRSTVTSRRDMTDRSLVAQSYAVLLADPVTRERRLTVQSEDAVLSIGGRVEEWSVRKAVQRALGMIPGVREIRFLTPAAIDGEGGGGDAGQNLYGASRRWGGFGPTV
- a CDS encoding mandelate racemase/muconate lactonizing enzyme family protein translates to MRISSVAIHRLSVPLPRPVRTAIHNHAHADTVAVELRSDAGAVGSGYCFAFGAKRAVALAALVEDLAVFYEGKDPAAVVAHFEAAWRSINFIGHSGLAMIALSALDTACWDLAARAANQPLFRYLGGARARLPTYASSGLWIDYSVGQLLAEAEKFQAQGHRAMKMRVGGPDPRVDVERARLLREAIGPDVKLLADVNQGWDEPTAIRWGRELEAAADLYWLEEPVPYEDLEGCARISAALTMRIATGESDYGSLGMKRHLDARAADVLMPDLQRMGGVTEYRRAGELCRAYGQPVSSHLFMEASCHVLAAAPNALILEHMDWWQPLFTEPLRIENGEVVVPERPGIGVELDPKALARFKA